The Levilactobacillus namurensis genomic interval CGCCGTCACCAGGACATCTGGTTGCCGACTGGCGTTTTCTCCGGCCGATAAGAAGCGCGTCTCACCTAGACTGACCGTTAAGGCCCTTAGTTGCGCGCCATTAGTCTGACCCACCAAGGGTTCGGGCTTGAGCATCAAACTCCAGCCCGTCCCACTTCCCCGCCGGTCACTCAGCTGAATAAACGGCTGCGTGTTAGTGACCGTCGCGGTGATGGTTCCATCTTGAATGGCTTGCTGCTGAAACGTTAGGTTCGATAAATAATCCAAGGTTAAGTGACCTCGAGAGCCGGTACCTGGATTGTCCAGGTCATCGGGGTCACCAGGAAACGGCTTCCCGGAACCGTCCGGATCGGTCGGCGCTACCGGACCCGTCGTCGCATCCGGGACCAACTGGACGTTGCCAGTCGTCTGCCGTCCCGCTGACGTTGCCGCCAGCGCTGGAACACCACCCCCGACACCGAGAATCAACGAGGTCACCACCAAGAGCATTAGTCTGTTCACGGTGGTTCCTCCTTCTATTTAAACCGCTAGGCAATTAAGCCTGTGGCGTGTTGGTCAAGGTCCAAGTCAGCGTCGACTGGTAGTCGCCAGCAACGTTCCCGGCCTTCAAGTCCAGCTTCGCTGTGTCATAAGTGGTATCGAACGAGCCGACCCCTTCCTTACTTTCAGCGTTGTAGGTCGCCCCAATGACCTTTTGGTTAGCCGTAGCACTTCCCGTGTTAAAGATCAGAGACGTACTCAGGTCGGATGGTAATTGCGACGTACCGGCAGCTACCACTTTCCCGCCGGACAGGGTCAAGGTACTGCCGCCAATGATATCTCCGTCGGAACTGGCGAACTTTTCAGCGGCGACTTGCACGTCCCAGCTAGTCTTATGCCCTGCGTTAACCACCGTCAGCTTCCCATCATTGGTCCCGGTATGGGCACCAGCATCGATGGTTCCGCTAATGGTTTGGTCTTTTCCGTCAATTTCAGTGCTAGGTACTGTCACGTAAGGTGCCGCCTTTAACGTGACGCCCCCGGCACCTGGGTTTTCCGGATCTTCGCCAGCCGTTAACGTGACGTTCCCCGTCGTACTTTGGGTAGTTGACGCGGTTCCTTCGTCCGCTGCGTGAGCCGTGGTCACACTAGTCAAGCCGATTCCGGCGATTAAAACGACGGATGCAAGTAATTGTCGTGTCTTCTTGGTCATGATATTTTCCACTCCTCGATTTTATGATCTCTTTTTAGGATTTTTCGGTTGCGACGCGGATGTTGCTCCCCGTCGACTTAAGTGCCAGACCCCCAACATCAAACACAGGATGATGCCCAGCAGGGAGGCCAAACCCAGCCACTGTCCTTCCGATAATTGCGGGAGTCGCCCCGTTGGTTGGGCACTGGCCGCTTGCTGGCCGGTCGTTGCGGAGGGGGATGCGGCACTGCCCGCAGAATCCCCCGGCGCCGATGGGTGGTGGTCCGTGGACCCCGTAGACCCCGTTGCGCCAGACCCGCCACTCACTAAGTTTCCATCGCTACCGGAAGTCACACTGGAAGCAGATGGCGTCAGCTTCACCTGATATTGGGATTGCTGAGCATCGGTCGCGGCTTGAACCGGCGTGACGCCGCCCCAGCACCAGAGCAACCCGACTAGTAACCAACCGAACCATTTTAGTCGCATCACAATTCCTCATTTCTCAGCAACGTTCCGTGGGGGACTCGGCCGACCTTTCGAAATTAACGTGGTTGCCGAGTTCCGCAAACTCGAACGTTCAGGGTAAAGCGTCGTTATTTTGGGTGTTACCTTTTGAACTCATCGATGATTCATGAGCATCTTAGCACGCCCCATTGGTTTTTGTCCACAATTAGCAATGTGTGAGATAAAATATTTCTGAGCAAGATTTGAAAACCCTATCGTATCAGTAGTTTAGCCATCTAACTGTTGCTTTCAAAAAACGATGGATTTCCTTTGATAATTGACTTAGAGACCCATTGCCCCCTTTAGTTAATTAGCAACTGTCCTTTAAGGCTTAGTCTCTAACCAGCATATAGTCTTTTATAATTATAGTATGAAACTTACAATGATTAAATTCA includes:
- a CDS encoding WxL domain-containing protein; the protein is MNRLMLLVVTSLILGVGGGVPALAATSAGRQTTGNVQLVPDATTGPVAPTDPDGSGKPFPGDPDDLDNPGTGSRGHLTLDYLSNLTFQQQAIQDGTITATVTNTQPFIQLSDRRGSGTGWSLMLKPEPLVGQTNGAQLRALTVSLGETRFLSAGENASRQPDVLVTATQALPVGSYSLVARAQDTPGNRQGVGTWLWRLNTSPTQPMRLSILESAVTREQTYQGTLSWLLTDTPQ
- a CDS encoding WxL domain-containing protein, producing MTKKTRQLLASVVLIAGIGLTSVTTAHAADEGTASTTQSTTGNVTLTAGEDPENPGAGGVTLKAAPYVTVPSTEIDGKDQTISGTIDAGAHTGTNDGKLTVVNAGHKTSWDVQVAAEKFASSDGDIIGGSTLTLSGGKVVAAGTSQLPSDLSTSLIFNTGSATANQKVIGATYNAESKEGVGSFDTTYDTAKLDLKAGNVAGDYQSTLTWTLTNTPQA